A genomic region of Nymphaea colorata isolate Beijing-Zhang1983 chromosome 2, ASM883128v2, whole genome shotgun sequence contains the following coding sequences:
- the LOC116247835 gene encoding uncharacterized protein LOC116247835 isoform X2: MSRSGSPELKASWNALRKGNGSNSVHTDEISANHTSKENGDLGTPGKSVAPTLDVSATEYLLRMEDHKQQTEAMLNRFKNSHFFVRVASSDEPLWCKKSEVEFSASSEVTGENNNMTGTACKKASGRVDFPSAVIERGSFNSHASGGVARNIERCCSLSNGDIVVLLQVNVGANVTKDPVLEVLQFEKDESESSQEIPENMPDSSDHDPCGNLLKWLLPLDRPLTPPLRPQLPPSLSSNLGSVSVSQRSTSSNTSSTPLFSFGNFRSYSMSSLPPTVTPPTPAIPSPSRPAFALEDWDHFLSQKLVKSKEVGTEDILSFRGVALEPNRFSVHCGLEGLYIPGRRWRRKIEIIQPVKIHSFASDCNTEDLLCVQIKNVVPEHVSDVVIFVDSINLIFEESSKGKPSVSLPIACIEPGDDHSLPNLALRRGEEHSFILKLAPSLWKDSNACGEKNLNPPSTYSSRKGISSGSDEYAVIVSCRSNYTESKLFFKHSTSWRPRLAKDLMISVASEMSEQNLGLSGGLSELPVQVLTLQASNLTPEDLTLTVLAPESFTSPSTVVSLNSAPSTPMGSFMNFTEFKGKDGLEEDTNSRRRSLPKNSEKENIGGTKRSVSFNQHEAPVEFLPDASTSCTHLWLQSRVPLGCVPSQSTATVRLELLPLTDGIITLDTLQIAVKEKDLVYVPESSLKIYSTSSIATSIA, from the exons ATGAGCCGAAGTGGTTCTCCTGAGCTAAAAGCTAGTTGGAATGCCCTCAGAAAAGGAAATGGTTCCAATTCAGTTCATACCGATGAAATCTCTGCAAATCACACTTCCAAGGAGAATGGGGATCTTGGAACTCCCGGCAAAAGTGTTGCTCCAACGCTTGATGTTTCAGCAACTGAATACCTTCTCAGGATGGAAGATCACAAGCAACAGACTGAGGCAATGCTTAATAGATTCAAGAATTCACACTTTTTTGTTAGGGTTGCTAGTTCAGATGAGCCCCTTTGGTGCAAGAAAAGTGAAGTGGAATTTTCTGCAAGTTCTGAGGTTACTGGTGAGAACAATAACATGACTGGTACTGCCTGTAAGAAAGCTTCAGGAAGAGTGGATTTCCCTTCTGCAGTCATAGAGAGAGGATCTTTTAATTCTCATGCATCTGGTGGAGTGGCTCGAAATATTGAGAGATGCTGCTCCCTCTCAAATGGAGATATAGTG GTTCTTTTACAAGTGAATGTTGGAGCTAATGTTACAAAAGATCCTGTCCTTGAGGTTCTTCAGTTTGAGAAAGATGAGAGTGAGTCATCTCAAGAAATACCTGAGAACATGCCAGACAGCAGTGACCATGACCCTTGTGGAAATTTGCTTAAATGGCTGCTCCCTTTGGATCGTCCTTTAACTCCCCCACTTCGTCCTCAGTTGCCTCCTTCTTTGAGCTCAAATTTGGGTTCTGTAAGTGTGTCACAAAGATCAACCTCATCTAATACATCAAGCACCCCTCTTTTTTCATTTGGCAATTTTAGGAGTTACTCGATGTCATCTCTCCCACCAACTGTGACACCACCCACACCTGCCATTCCTTCTCCATCTAGGCCTGCTTTTGCTTTAGAAGATTGGGATCACTTTCTATCCCAGAAGCTTGTGAAAAGTAAAGAAGTTGGTACTGAAGATATTTTATCTTTCAGGGGTGTAGCTCTAGAGCCAAATAGATTCTCTGTTCATTGTGGGCTAGAAGGCCTATATATACCAGGCAGGAGGTGGAGAAGAAAGATTGAAATTATTCAACCAGTAAAAATTCATTCCTTTGCATCTGACTGCAATACGGAGGACCTCCTGTGTGTTCAGATAAAG AACGTCGTTCCAGAACATGTCTCGGATGTAGTGATATTTGTTGATTCTATAAATCTAATCTTTGAGGAATCATCAAAAGGGAAGCCATCTGTATCTCTACCAATTGCATGTATTGAGCCTGGTGATGATCATAGTCTACCAAATCTTGCACTCAG GAGAGGGGAAGAGCATTCATTCATCTTAAAGCTGGCTCCTTCACTGTGGAAAGATTCCAATGCATGtggtgaaaaaaatttgaatccTCCCAGTACGTATTCATCTAGGAAAGGCATTTCCTCAGGCTCTGACGAGTATGCAGTTATTGTATCATGCCGAAGTAACTACACAG AATCAAAGCTCTTCTTCAAGCATTCTACTAGTTGGCGACCTAGATTAGCAAAAGATCTCATGATATCAGTAGCATCAGAAATGTCAGAACAAAATCTTGGGCTGAGCGGGGGTTTGTCAGAGCTTCCTGTGCAG GTGCTGACACTCCAGGCATCAAATTTAACTCCTGAAGATCTAACATTAACTGTTCTTGCTCCGGAGTCATTCACCTCACCGTCTACGGTTGTATCCTTGAATTCTGCACCATCCACTCCTATGGGCTCATTCATGAACTTTACAGAATTTAAAGGAAAAGACGGTTTGGAGGAAGACACCAACTCTCGGAGACGATCTCTGCCGAAAAATTCAGAGAAGGAGAACATTGGTGGCACGAAAAGATCTGTTTCTTTCAACCAACATGAAGCACCTGTGGAATTTCTTCCTGATGCAAGTACTTCTTGTACACACCTATGGTTGCAGAGCAGAGTTCCCTTAGG ATGTGTTCCTTCTCAATCAACTGCAACTGTGAGGCTTGAATTACTTCCACTAACAGATGGGATAATAACTCTTGATACGCTGCAGATTGCggtaaaagaaaaag ATCTGGTTTATGTACCTGAGAGTTCATTGAAGATATATTCAACCTCTAGTATTGCAACTAGCATTGCGTAA
- the LOC116247835 gene encoding uncharacterized protein LOC116247835 isoform X1, with protein MNFLLRSTQSITSEPPSATEVSTGRHKVSKSATLEGLISEEPLSNQSGDEDGQQNMDGFGTVGNDVEDDLPPKASSTSSTIKDHVDVSEEEGRIVIPCKELSEDWSDASSIHSFHSLDRGFVFPGEQFHILVCLSASRHETEVITPFRVAAVMSRSGSPELKASWNALRKGNGSNSVHTDEISANHTSKENGDLGTPGKSVAPTLDVSATEYLLRMEDHKQQTEAMLNRFKNSHFFVRVASSDEPLWCKKSEVEFSASSEVTGENNNMTGTACKKASGRVDFPSAVIERGSFNSHASGGVARNIERCCSLSNGDIVVLLQVNVGANVTKDPVLEVLQFEKDESESSQEIPENMPDSSDHDPCGNLLKWLLPLDRPLTPPLRPQLPPSLSSNLGSVSVSQRSTSSNTSSTPLFSFGNFRSYSMSSLPPTVTPPTPAIPSPSRPAFALEDWDHFLSQKLVKSKEVGTEDILSFRGVALEPNRFSVHCGLEGLYIPGRRWRRKIEIIQPVKIHSFASDCNTEDLLCVQIKNVVPEHVSDVVIFVDSINLIFEESSKGKPSVSLPIACIEPGDDHSLPNLALRRGEEHSFILKLAPSLWKDSNACGEKNLNPPSTYSSRKGISSGSDEYAVIVSCRSNYTESKLFFKHSTSWRPRLAKDLMISVASEMSEQNLGLSGGLSELPVQVLTLQASNLTPEDLTLTVLAPESFTSPSTVVSLNSAPSTPMGSFMNFTEFKGKDGLEEDTNSRRRSLPKNSEKENIGGTKRSVSFNQHEAPVEFLPDASTSCTHLWLQSRVPLGCVPSQSTATVRLELLPLTDGIITLDTLQIAVKEKDLVYVPESSLKIYSTSSIATSIA; from the exons ATGAACTTTTTGCTGAGAAGCACTCAGTCTATAACATCAGAACCTCCTAGTGCAACAGAAGTGTCCACAGGGAGGCACAAAGTTTCCAAGTCAGCTACTTTGGAGGGCCTTATTAGTGAAGAGCCACTCTCCAATCAATCTGGAGATGAGGACGGTCAACAAAATATGGACGGCTTTGGGACTGTAGGAAATGATGTAGAGGATGATCTGCCTCCAAAGGCCAGCAGTACTAGCAGCACTATAAAAGATCATGTGGACGTTTCTGAAGAAGAAGGACGGATAGTCATTCCATGCA AGGAGCTTTCTGAAGATTGGAGTGATGCAAGTAGCATACATTCATTTCACTCTTTAGACCGTGGCTTTGTCTTCCCTG GTGAGcaatttcatattcttgtgtGCTTGTCAGCATCAAGACATGAAACAGAGGTTATAACGCCCTTCAGAGTAGCTGCTGTAATGAGCCGAAGTGGTTCTCCTGAGCTAAAAGCTAGTTGGAATGCCCTCAGAAAAGGAAATGGTTCCAATTCAGTTCATACCGATGAAATCTCTGCAAATCACACTTCCAAGGAGAATGGGGATCTTGGAACTCCCGGCAAAAGTGTTGCTCCAACGCTTGATGTTTCAGCAACTGAATACCTTCTCAGGATGGAAGATCACAAGCAACAGACTGAGGCAATGCTTAATAGATTCAAGAATTCACACTTTTTTGTTAGGGTTGCTAGTTCAGATGAGCCCCTTTGGTGCAAGAAAAGTGAAGTGGAATTTTCTGCAAGTTCTGAGGTTACTGGTGAGAACAATAACATGACTGGTACTGCCTGTAAGAAAGCTTCAGGAAGAGTGGATTTCCCTTCTGCAGTCATAGAGAGAGGATCTTTTAATTCTCATGCATCTGGTGGAGTGGCTCGAAATATTGAGAGATGCTGCTCCCTCTCAAATGGAGATATAGTG GTTCTTTTACAAGTGAATGTTGGAGCTAATGTTACAAAAGATCCTGTCCTTGAGGTTCTTCAGTTTGAGAAAGATGAGAGTGAGTCATCTCAAGAAATACCTGAGAACATGCCAGACAGCAGTGACCATGACCCTTGTGGAAATTTGCTTAAATGGCTGCTCCCTTTGGATCGTCCTTTAACTCCCCCACTTCGTCCTCAGTTGCCTCCTTCTTTGAGCTCAAATTTGGGTTCTGTAAGTGTGTCACAAAGATCAACCTCATCTAATACATCAAGCACCCCTCTTTTTTCATTTGGCAATTTTAGGAGTTACTCGATGTCATCTCTCCCACCAACTGTGACACCACCCACACCTGCCATTCCTTCTCCATCTAGGCCTGCTTTTGCTTTAGAAGATTGGGATCACTTTCTATCCCAGAAGCTTGTGAAAAGTAAAGAAGTTGGTACTGAAGATATTTTATCTTTCAGGGGTGTAGCTCTAGAGCCAAATAGATTCTCTGTTCATTGTGGGCTAGAAGGCCTATATATACCAGGCAGGAGGTGGAGAAGAAAGATTGAAATTATTCAACCAGTAAAAATTCATTCCTTTGCATCTGACTGCAATACGGAGGACCTCCTGTGTGTTCAGATAAAG AACGTCGTTCCAGAACATGTCTCGGATGTAGTGATATTTGTTGATTCTATAAATCTAATCTTTGAGGAATCATCAAAAGGGAAGCCATCTGTATCTCTACCAATTGCATGTATTGAGCCTGGTGATGATCATAGTCTACCAAATCTTGCACTCAG GAGAGGGGAAGAGCATTCATTCATCTTAAAGCTGGCTCCTTCACTGTGGAAAGATTCCAATGCATGtggtgaaaaaaatttgaatccTCCCAGTACGTATTCATCTAGGAAAGGCATTTCCTCAGGCTCTGACGAGTATGCAGTTATTGTATCATGCCGAAGTAACTACACAG AATCAAAGCTCTTCTTCAAGCATTCTACTAGTTGGCGACCTAGATTAGCAAAAGATCTCATGATATCAGTAGCATCAGAAATGTCAGAACAAAATCTTGGGCTGAGCGGGGGTTTGTCAGAGCTTCCTGTGCAG GTGCTGACACTCCAGGCATCAAATTTAACTCCTGAAGATCTAACATTAACTGTTCTTGCTCCGGAGTCATTCACCTCACCGTCTACGGTTGTATCCTTGAATTCTGCACCATCCACTCCTATGGGCTCATTCATGAACTTTACAGAATTTAAAGGAAAAGACGGTTTGGAGGAAGACACCAACTCTCGGAGACGATCTCTGCCGAAAAATTCAGAGAAGGAGAACATTGGTGGCACGAAAAGATCTGTTTCTTTCAACCAACATGAAGCACCTGTGGAATTTCTTCCTGATGCAAGTACTTCTTGTACACACCTATGGTTGCAGAGCAGAGTTCCCTTAGG ATGTGTTCCTTCTCAATCAACTGCAACTGTGAGGCTTGAATTACTTCCACTAACAGATGGGATAATAACTCTTGATACGCTGCAGATTGCggtaaaagaaaaag ATCTGGTTTATGTACCTGAGAGTTCATTGAAGATATATTCAACCTCTAGTATTGCAACTAGCATTGCGTAA
- the LOC116248669 gene encoding uncharacterized protein LOC116248669: MQGISFLLPNRSPQSFPFGWNEEEEEMQEERLKIGDKLGSPRMKLIVLFVVLLFFLCSSWPKLGSASDGGRTDGEKHEEGKKHEEEGRSGLRGQEPDVVERAMGIGTLRSHWDVIKSWFHLAILKSPLHRPDMRKEETPGIVTGAGEVVKEAVSKSYETSKHAAEASAKLAGEAVQVTTKKVKRSMPSSPRPDADYDEL; this comes from the exons ATGCAGGGGATCAGTTTTCTGCTTCCCAACCGCTCTCCTCAATCTTTTCCATTTGGAtggaatgaagaagaagaagagatgcAAGAAGAAAGACTAAAGATAGGTGATAAATTGGGTTCTCCACGGATGAAGTTGATTGTTTTGTTTGTagttctcctcttcttcctctgctctTCATGGCCCAAGTTGGGGTCTGCATCAGACGGGGGTCGGACCGATGGAGAGAAGCACGAAGAGGGTAAGAagcatgaagaagaaggaaggagtGGACTAAGAGGGCAAGAACCAGACGTGGTAGAGAGGGCTATGGGCATTGGCACTTTGCGGAGCCATTGGGATGTGATCAAGTCATGGTTCCATCTCGCCATTCTCAAGTCCCCACTTCACCGACCTGATATGAG GAAGGAAGAGACGCCTGGTATAGTAACAGGTGCAGGGGAGGTGGTGAAGGAGGCCGTGTCCAAGAGCTACGAGACAAGCAAGCATGCTGCAGAAGCCTCTGCAAAACTGGCCGGGGAGGCTGTCCAGGTCACAACCAAGAAAGTGAAGAGAAGCATGCCTTCTTCCCCAAGACCGGATGCTGATTATGATGAATTGTGA
- the LOC116247536 gene encoding uncharacterized protein LOC116247536, with protein MPAISRFISRTLREVHHSYQIAISTVLKFMVVARNRTSRSQKPMDRGIFAVNAVCLKRVVSRLHGRSSRFAYHQLSPVSDGFDAGEMQKRGSGGTDTVRVVVGRERRVFEVDSCVLEEDPFQVLFDLTRTGKGMGGVIFVDCDSILFEHMLWLLNNDWSSFFNLKLKDIIEFYAQDSS; from the coding sequence ATGCCGGCCATTTCTCGTTTCATCTCCAGAACCCTCCGAGAAGTTCACCATTCCTACCAGATCGCTATATCAACCGTCCTAAAATTCATGGTGGTAGCCAGAAACCGGACGTCTCGCAGCCAGAAACCGATGGATCGTGGCATATTTGCAGTGAACGCAGTCTGCCTGAAGAGGGTCGTGAGCCGATTGCACGGCCGATCTTCCAGGTTTGCTTACCACCAACTATCGCCTGTTTCCGATGGGTTTGATGCAGGAGAAATGCAGAAGAGAGGCTCCGGCGGCACGGATACTGTGAGGGTAGTCGTGGGAAGGGAGAGGCGGGTGTTTGAGGTGGATTCCTGTGTTCTAGAGGAAGACCCATTTCAAGTACTGTTCGATCTGACGAGGACAGGGAAAGGAATGGGGGGAGTAATCTTTGTTGATTGTGATTCTATATTGTTTGAGCACATGTTGTGGCTGTTGAACAATGATTGGTCATCGTTCTTCAATCTGAAACTGAAGGACATCATAGAATTCTATGCTCAAGACTCCTCCTAG